From a single Brassica napus cultivar Da-Ae chromosome C9, Da-Ae, whole genome shotgun sequence genomic region:
- the LOC106404907 gene encoding laccase-16, producing the protein MEIPRRFSVCILTLFVIFLLSPTTVHSIIRHYKFNVVMTNTTKLCSSKPIVTVNGQFPGPTIVAREDDTVLIKVVNHVKYNVSIHWHGVRQLRTGWADGPAYITQCPIQPRQNYLYNFTLTGQRGTLWWHAHILWLRATVHGAIVILPKLGVPYPFPKPYKEKTIVLGEWWKSDVEQLINEATKNGTAPNASDAHTINGHSGPISNCPSQSGYGLPVRPGKTYMLRIINAALNEELFFKIAGHKLTVVEVDAVYTKPYKTDTVLIAPGQTTNVLLTANANTGSKYMVAATTFMDAPISFDNVTATATLHYIGHTVSSSKKTVLASLPQPNATLVSSKFIKSLRSLNSREYPAKVPTTVDHSLFFTVGLGANPCPSCNNGIRLVAGINNVTFTMPETALLQAHYFNISHVFTDDFPAKPSNPYNYTAPVDQSVNAATMTGTKLYRLPYNATVQIILQNTAMILSENHPFHLHGFNFFEVGRGLGNFNPEKDPKRFNLVDPVERNTVGVPAGGWTAIRFIADNPGVWFMHCHLEIHTTWGLKMAFVVDNGHGPDQSLLPPPADLPKC; encoded by the exons ATGGAGATTCCAAGACGATTTAGCGTATGCATCCTAACgctttttgttatctttcttCTCTCGCCAACCACCGTTCACTCCATAATCCGACATTACAAATTTAAT GTGGTGATGACGAACACCACAAAGTTGTGCTCCTCGAAGCCTATTGTCACGGTTAACGGCCAATTTCCAGGTCCCACAATTGTTGCACGAGAAGACGACACCGTTTTGAtcaaagtagtgaatcatgtcAAATACAACGTCTCCATCCATTG GCATGGTGTAAGGCAATTGAGGACAGGTTGGGCAGATGGACCGGCTTACATTACACAATGTCCTATCCAACCGCGGCAAAATTATCTTTATAATTTCACATTGACGGGCCAACGAGGAACCTTATGGTGGCATGCTCACATATTGTGGCTTCGGGCCACGGTGCATGGGGCCATTGTCATCTTGCCTAAGCTTGGTGTCCCATACCCTTTCCCCAAGCCCTACAAAGAGAAAACCATTGTTCTTG gtgAATGGTGGAAATCGGACGTGGAGCAACTTATAAACGAGGCTACAAAAAATGGAACAGCTCCTAACGCCTCTGATGCACATACCATCAATGGTCACTCCGGCCCCATCTCTAATTGTCCTTCCCAAA GTGGTTATGGTTTGCCGGTGAGACCAGGAAAGACATACATGTTACGGATTATCAACGCCGCACTAAACGAAGAGCTCTTCTTTAAAATCGCTGGTCACAAGTTAACCGTCGTAGAAGTTGATGCTGTTTATACCAAACCCTATAAAACCGACACCGTCCTCATCGCTCCGGGACAGACTACTAACGTTCTCTTAACAGCAAACGCAAACACTGGTTCCAAATACATGGTCGCCGCCACAACGTTTATGGACGCTCCCATCTCCTTCGACAACGTCACCGCCACAGCCACTCTCCACTACATTGGCCACACCGTTTCCTCCTCCAAGAAAACAGTCCTCGCTTCACTTCCGCAGCCAAACGCAACGTTGGTTTCGAGTAAATTCATAAAGTCGCTCAGGAGCTTGAACTCCCGTGAATATCCGGCTAAAGTTCCAACTACAGTTGATCACTCTTTGTTCTTCACGGTGGGTCTAGGCGCGAACCCTTGCCCGAGCTGCAACAATGGTATTCGGTTAGTGGCTGGAATAAACAACGTAACGTTCACCATGCCTGAAACCGCTCTTCTACAAGCTCATTACTTCAATATTTCACACGTATTTACCGACGACTTTCCGGCCAAACCGTCTAATCCATATAACTATACGGCACCAGTTGATCAAAGCGTTAATGCGGCGACGATGACAGGTACAAAGCTTTACCGGCTTCCTTACAACGCGACGGTGCAAATCATTCTACAAAATACGGCGATGATCTTGTCGGAGAACCATCCGTTTCATCTTCACGGGTTTAACTTCTTTGAGGTTGGTAGAGGTTTAGGGAATTTTAACCCGGAAAAGGATCCAAAGAGGTTTAACTTGGTGGATCCGGTTGAGAGAAATACCGTTGGTGTTCCAGCTGGTGGTTGGACAGCCATCAGATTCATCGCTGACAACCCAG ggGTGTGGTTCATGCATTGTCACTTGGAGATCCATACAACTTGGGGTCTAAAGATGGCATTCGTCGTGGACAACGGTCATGGTCCTGACCAGTCACTGCTTCCTCCACCCGCTGATCTTCCCAAATGTTAg
- the LOC111210249 gene encoding uncharacterized protein LOC111210249 yields the protein MARKQFQQAKTGIEALKSMDADKYLKKVGLGRGDMFFWKQVGDTEAIEDFVAKGGMVGTRIGPKGIVESEGEADNYQKEMEKKMFDEEAQINLSTKSPLY from the exons ATGGCGCGGAAACAGTTTCAACAGGCTAAAACTG GAATAGAGGCCTTGAAGTCGATGGATGCCGACAAATACCTTAAGAAGGTTGGACTAGGGCGTGGCGATATGTTCTTTTGGAAACAAGTTG GTGATACAGAGGCCATAGAGGATTTTGTTGCAAAGGGAGGAATGGTCGGCACAAGGATTGGTCCTAAAGGGATTGTTGAATCCGAAGGTGAAGCTGATAACTACCAGAAAGaaatggagaagaaaatgtTTGACGAAGAGGCTCAGATCAATCTTTCAACAAAATCACCATTGTATTGA
- the LOC106406151 gene encoding protein OCTOPUS-like, producing the protein MTHHQSQRRRRRHSAVCNRHPTSKPTTGFCATCLRERLSTIEALSSDQAPELRRARSHSVRDASAADFDQPRRRSCDDGSLHDRFADDDEEERLGSSIRIPDLKEEEEEEEDEGRVSMRLLEEDGEQKTMKEFIDLESRTRQIKKSNDKDSSSSSFTSVFSRTLKKLSLKQHPKNALNGDVYSKTALGRRSCDVDPRLCRVSFEEPRASWDGCLIGKTYPKLIPLSSVTEDGKASPEKKPGGTAQTRDYYLDSRRRRSFDRSSRHGLVDVKAKLSPEGVGLFHGAKLLVTERELRDSNWYSIKNYKPESLELASKGVVCVAGGGEVKQDGFGLKKAGKKWGKGWSLWGLIQRKGDKAKNNEVKTEQSLKLGGNAVEGSLAESLLKLRRVAKGESNGDVSEKLLRSYSVSARKSCDGGVFHGASIVNGFEGGRSSCDGLFHGSITGGAEPARRSLCEDIQRDAKLGGASYSPDSLRNGMVRFYLTPLKSSSGKSRLMN; encoded by the coding sequence ATGACCCACCACCAATCCCAGCGCCGTCGCCGTCGTCACTCCGCCGTCTGTAACCGTCATCCCACTTCCAAACCCACCACTGGCTTCTGCGCCACCTGTCTCCGAGAACGCCTCTCCACCATCGAAGCTCTCTCTTCCGATCAAGCCCCCGAGCTCCGCCGTGCTCGCTCGCACTCCGTCCGTGACGCATCCGCCGCAGATTTCGACCAGCCACGACGCAGATCGTGTGACGACGGCTCTCTCCACGACCGATTCGCcgacgacgacgaagaagagaGGCTAGGGAGCTCGATTCGGATTCCAGATTtgaaagaggaggaagaagaagaagaagatgaaggaagAGTGAGTATGAGGCTCCTTGAAGAAGACGGAGAGCAGAAGACGATGAAGGAGTTTATAGATCTCGAATCAAGAACTCGCCAAATCAAGAAGAGCAACGACAAagattcctcctcctcctccttcacaTCTGTTTTCAGCAGAACGCTTAAGAAACTCTCTCTCAAACAACATCCCAAGAACGCCCTAAACGGCGACGTTTACTCGAAAACAGCTCTTGGCCGTCGCTCATGTGATGTGGATCCCAGGTTGTGTCGAGTCTCTTTCGAGGAGCCTAGAGCGTCATGGGACGGATGCTTGATCGGGAAGACGTATCCAAAGCTGATACCTTTGTCATCCGTGACCGAAGATGGTAAAGCCTCGCCGGAGAAGAAGCCAGGCGGGACAGCTCAGACGAGGGATTACTACTTGGACTCACGGCGGAGAAGAAGCTTTGATCGGTCATCGAGGCATGGATTGGTGGATGTAAAAGCAAAGTTGTCACCTGAAGGTGTTGGTTTGTTTCATGGAGCTAAGTTGCTTGTTACCGAGAGGGAACTGAGAGATTCGAATTGGTATTCCATCAAAAACTACAAACCGGAGAGCTTAGAGTTAGCTTCCAAAGGCGTAGTTTGTGTTGCTGGTGGTGGTGAGGTGAAGCAGGATGGTTTTGGTTTGAAGAAGGCTGGAAAGAAATGGGGGAAAGGATGGAGTCTTTGGGGGTTGATTCAGAGGAAAGGTGATAAAGCGAAGAACAACGAGGTTAAAACCGAGCAAAGTTTGAAACTTGGAGGAAATGCAGTGGAGGGTTCTCTCGCTGAGTCTCTCTTGAAGCTTAGGAGAGTGGCTAAAGGAGAAAGCAACGGTGATGTTAGCGAGAAACTCTTGAGAAGTTACAGCGTTAGTGCAAGGAAGTCTTGTGATGGTGGCGTGTTTCATGGTGCTTCTATTGTTAATGGCTTCGAAGGTGGAAGAAGCTCTTGTGATGGTCTGTTCCATGGGTCTATTACTGGCGGTGCTGAGCCTGCAAGAAGAAGCTTGTGCGAAGACATTCAGAGAGACGCCAAGCTTGGTGGTGCTTCGTACTCGCCGGATAGCCTCAGAAACGGTATGGTTAGATTCTACTTGACGCCACTAAAGAGCAGCTCTGGGAAAAGTAGGCTGATGAATTAG
- the LOC106402342 gene encoding calmodulin-binding receptor-like cytoplasmic kinase 1: MRSRTPTPLLSPNGKPQKSVSEYNWSDAGTVAKVRNVSTIGAIKRAAKKVVGVFAFIFTGQRKLKPRECRSDPGDCSNLDRESTLSGWSGYSTPSSYGGSKVSGQYRFSGSRFKSPGRDSSSSKSWHHGPVIFSFAELQRATANFSTVHQIGEGGFGTVFKGKLDDGTIVAIKRARKNNYGRSWLREFKNEIYTLSKIEHMNLVKLYGFLEHEDEKVIVVEYVGNGNLREHLDGLRGNRLEMAERLEIAIDVAHALTYLHTYTDTPVIHRDIKASNILITEKLRAKVADFGFARLVSEDPGATHVSTQVKGSAGYVDPDYLRTFQLSDKSDVYSFGVLLIELVTGRRPIELKRPRKDRLTVKWALSRLKDGETVLVMDPLLKRNRAAIEVGEKMLRLARECVGPTRGTRPAMKECVEKLWGIRRDMKETILVSSPSVSSSSSETHSFIGRDSDRYALPKIIDDENSTELLSP; this comes from the exons ATGAGGAGCAGAACCCCAACGCCTCTCCTCTCCCCAAATGGAAAGCCTCAAAAATCTGTTTCTGAGTATAACTGGAGTGATGCAGGAACTGTTGCCAAGGTGAGGAATGTCTCCACCATCGGAGCTATCAAACGGGCAGCCAAGAAAGTGGTAGGAGTCTTTGCTTTTATTTTCACAGGACAGAGAAAGCTAAAGCCTAGAGAATGTCGATCTGACCCTGGAGACTGCAGCAACCTTGATAGAGAATCTACAT TGTCAGGGTGGTCTGGTTATTCTACACCAAGCTCTTATGGAGGGTCAAAAGTTTCAGGTCAATATAGATTTTCTGGTTCAAGATTTAAAAGTCCTGGCAGAGACTCTTCTTCAAGCAAGAGTTGGCACCATGGCCCAGTAATCTTTTCTTTTGCCGAGCTTCAGAGAGCAACTGCGAATTTTTCAACCGTTCATCAGATCGGAGAAGGCGGCTTTGGAACTGTTTTCAAAGGAAAGCTTGATGATGGAACCATTGTTGCTATCAAACGTGCAAGAAAG AACAACTATGGAAGAAGCTGGTTGCGAGAGTTCAAGAATGAGATATACACTTTGTCAAAGATAGAGCATATGAATTTAGTAAAGCTGTATGGATTCTTGGAACATGAAGATGAAAAGGTTATAGTTGTGGAATACGTTGGCAATGGAAACCTAAGAGAACATCTAGATG GTTTACGAGGTAACCGCCTTGAAATGGCAGAGCGTCTTGAGATAGCTATTGATGTAGCTCATGCTTTGACCTATCTCCACACATATACAG ATACTCCAGTTATACATAGAGACATTAAAGCATCAAATATTCTCATCACGGAGAAGCTAAGAGCCAAAGTGGCAGACTTTGGATTTGCCCGTTTGGTTTCTGAAGATCCAGGTGCTACTCATGTATCAACTCAGGTCAAAGGATCTGCAGGCTATGTTGATCCTGATTACCTCAGGACGTTTCAACTTTCAGACAAGAGTGATGTTTACTCTTTTGGTGTTTTGCTTATAGAGCTTGTCACTGGAAGACGTCCCATTGAGTTAAAGAGACCACGCAAAGACCGCCTCACGGTTAAGTGG GCATTGAGTAGACTCAAAGACGGTGAAACTGTTCTTGTAATGGATCCATTGCTCAAGAGAAACCGAGCTGCAATAGAAGTGGGTGAGAAGATGTTGAGACTGGCTAGAGAATGTGTTGGTCCAACGAGAGGTACACGCCCGGCTATGAAAGAATGTGTGGAGAAGCTGTGGGGTATAAGGAGAGATATGAAAGAGAcaattcttgtttcttccccttctgtttcttcctcttcttcagaaACACATAGCTTCATTGGTCGTGATTCGGACAGATATGCCTTACCGAAGATTATAGACGATGAGAACAGCACGGAGTTACTCTCTCCTTGA
- the LOC106406118 gene encoding serine/threonine/tyrosine-protein kinase HT1-like — protein MDEDASSWIRRTKFSQTVSHRLDSSKLSSLFLKSNQEKLPGLKTTPSTADVYVVDSELQINPVTNKQRSVSPSPQTPLPQVFKEAKSERKRFSTPHPRRIDSEKAMKPKFSTFEKRRSISLQSPSVPIRDLSTLRIRERVKTHSKKDSTGWSKLLSNGGRKVSASEAAEEYRVDMSKLLLGLKFAHGLHSRLYHGKYEDRAVAVKLITVPDDDENGCLGARLEKQFTKEVTLLSRLSHPNVIKFVGAYKDHPVYCVLTEYLPEGSLRSYLHKPENRSLPLKKLIEFALDIARGMEYIHSRHVVHRDLKPENVLIDEDFQLKIADFGIACEEEYCDMLADDPGTYRWMAPEMIKRKPHGRKADVYSFGLLLWELVTGATPYEDMNPIQAAFAVVDKNLRPVIPGDCPAAMKALIERCWSVAPDKRPDFWQIVKVLEQFEASLEREGNLNLASNKICKDPRKGLKHWIQKLGPVHGGSSGIGGSAVLPKPKFA, from the exons ATGGATGAAGATGCTTCTTCTTGGATTAGGAGGACTAAGTTTTCTCAAACGGTTTCTCATCGTCTTGATTCCTCCAAGTtatcctctctctttcttaaaTCTAACCAAGAGAAGCTCCCCGGACTCAAAACAACACCTTCCACAGCTGATGTATACGTTGTTGATTCCGAATTGCAGATAAACCCTGTAACCAACAAGCAGAGGTCTGTTTCCCCCTCTCCTCAGACGCCTCTTCCTCAAGTCTTCAAGGAAGCTAAGTCTGAGCGTAAGAGATTCTCTACTCCGCATCCAAGAAGAATTGACTCAGAGAAAGCAATGAAGCCCAAGTTCTCCACCTTTGAGAAGCGAAGATCGATCAGCTTGCAGTCCCCATCAGTTCCCATCAGAGATCTAAGCACTCTGAGAATCCGGGAGAGGGTGAAGACACATAGCAAGAAGGACAGCACTGGATGGTCTAAGCTTTTGAGCAATGGTGGTCGTAAGGTCAGCGCTTCGGAAGCTGCTGAAGAGTACCGTGTTGATATGTCGAAGCTCTTACTTGGGCTTAAGTTTGCTCACGGGTTACATAGCAGGCTTTACCATGGGAAGTATGAAGATAGAGCTGTTGCCGTGAAGCTTATCACTGTCCCTGATGATGACGAGAATGGATGCTTGGGAGCTCGTTTAGAGAAACAGTTTACCAAGGAAGTCACCCTTTTGTCACGGTTGTCCCATCCTAATGTTATTAAG TTTGTGGGAGCGTATAAAGATCATCCTGTATATTGTGTCCTCACTGAATATTTACCTGAAGGATCATTAAGATCCTATCTGCACAAGCCTGAGAACAGGTCTCTTCCTCTGAAAAAGCTGATAGAGTTTGCTCTGGATATCGCAAGAGGAATGGAATATATTCATTCACGACATGTAGTTCACCGGGATTTAAAGCCAGAAAACGTATTGATAGACGAAGACTTTCAACTGAAGATTGCTGACTTTGGGATTGCCTGCGAGGAGGAGTACTGTGATATGCTGGCGGATGATCCAGGGACTTATAGGTGGATGGCACCTGAGATGATAAAACGGAAACCTCATGGGAGAAAGGCCGATGTTTACAGCTTTGGACTTCTTTTATGGGAATTGGTAACTGGAGCAACCCCGTATGAGGACATGAATCCTATTCAAGCTGCTTTTGCAGTAGTGGACAAG AACTTAAGGCCAGTTATCCCGGGAGATTGCCCAGCAGCCATGAAGGCTCTGATAGAGCGTTGTTGGTCGGTTGCACCGGATAAGAGACCCGACTTCTGGCAGATAGTGAAAGTGCTTGAACAGTTCGAGGCTTCGCTTGAACGTGAAGGGAACTTGAATCTGGCTTCAAACAAGATCTGCAAGGACCCTAGGAAAGGTCTGAAACATTGGATTCAAAAGCTTGGACCGGTCCACGGAGGCAGCAGCGGCATTGGTGGCTCGGCTGTCTTGCCTAAGCCTAAATTCGCTTGA